CTGTCTGGATTACGGCCATGGTCGGGGAATGGTCGCTAAAATCAGTGCTGCTGCTCGATCCTTTGATGCCAAAGGCCAGGGCTGTAATTCTGAAAATCATTTCTGCGTTTGTCGCCGGTGTCGTTGTGCCTTGCACTATTTTTCCAATATTTCCGCCGGGACTCAATCCAAGTGTCCCATATGGCATCGGCTCTATCCAATACCAAGCTCCTTTATTGGCATCGGTCAATGCCAAAATTGGATTGGGAGGTGTAATTGTTTCCGAGCCGCTTTGGTTGGCACCAGAAAATTGCCCATATCTCGCCCCTAGGCTAAGCATGGCTTGCAAGGTGCTGGGGTCATTCCAGAAATCCTCCGCGATGGTTCGCCTCAAACAAATGGCATTCTTGCATTGATTGGTTTGAGCTGCGAGGCTGTCGCTCCACGGTCCAAAAAAAACATCTTGGCTACCAGGGAACTGCTGGGTGCTACCTGTTCTTAGTGAAGTTTTTGTGTTGTCATAAAGATGCCGGTATATATCATCCTGAGCATCTTGAACCATGGCTTGTGCGGATTCCATGGCTCTTTGATAATCGGCATCATTGCCAGCTACCAATTCATTGAAAATTGCTGAACGAGAAGCCCATAGAGCAACGAGCATAGAAAGTAGAATAAAAATTACAACAATATAGAGAGCGGCTCCCTGTTGCAGATTTTTGTTTGGTGTCTTCATATTTAGCTGCTTGTTGGCCAGGCATGGCTACGAGAACGGAAAGTGTTTCTGAAAACCATGCGTAATCGATTTCCGCGGGATACCGTTTGATTGCTGCAGTTGATATAGTTGCTGCCCGCAGTGTCAATGCTGTCGGAGCCTTCCAATTCAATACACACCTCTACCGACTGAACTTTTGACCAAGCTGCATTGTCAGTGAATGCAGAAGCAGTAGAGTAGGCGAAAGTCGGATTGGTATAGCCTTGCTGGCTCACAAAGCGAACAATGAAATCCTTGACTTTGATGTCGCTTGCCTGGGACCCTCCAATAATAGGTTGTTTGGAGCTTGTGCCGGCGCAATACAGAATATTGCTGTCCAGCTTGAATGCGCTTTGAAGAGCCTCTGGTGGAGAGCTGGACGGATTTTCTCCCAGGCAATTTCTTAGCAAGGAGCCTGTGCTTGCAGTTCCGTCTGCTGCAAGTGGATAAATTTTATCAATCGGAGCATTTTGATAGGTTACAGTCAACTTATATTCATTGCTTCCGGGGCTGTCCTTTCCTGAGATAGGCGGATAGCTTGCTATAGCAAGGTTATTTCGAAAATATGCAGATTCCAGATAGCTGGTGGATGGCTCCAGAGAGAGGCTACCTGCTTGTCGAATCTGTTGTCCAATCACACGAAATGCATAAGCCGCTTGCTGCTGCATTGTTGTGCTGTCGCTGGTGGATATGCTTGCATTTTTTGAGGCCAGCAATGCGCCAATTGCAATCGCGACAGTTAGAAGTCCAATTGCAATACCTACCATCAACTCGATAAGAGTCACGCCTTGCTGGTGTAGACGATTGGAGGACCTAAAGGAATGAGGATCTTTCTGCATATCAATATTGGTGACTATTGTGAGCAGTAGGCTGTAGAGGCAACGGTTTGGCAGCGTTCATCAAGGCTGATATATTGCAGATGGCAACTCATATAAGGGCTCTGCGAGTTATTGGCGTCGATCTTTGGGCATTGAACGGCTGTACCGGTCGAGTCCGTGGCACTGATTGATGAAGAAACCCCAGCAGAATCTTCATTGGAACGCCAGGCAAGCATCACTCCTAGGGCCTTCCCATCGGCGGTGGCGAAAATCCTTGCTTTCCCCAGTGGGAGTGTATTCTTTGCTGAGTTTAGCCAAATATATTTGTCGTAAGCGGCGAGCTGTGTAGCTGTGCAAGAGGCTCCACTCGAAGAGCAGTCCACCGATGGCTCCGTAATTGATTGAGTAAGATCTGTCCAGGTGGTTGTGTACTGATTGGCATTTGCTATGCCACTGGTTTGATTCTTTATTCTTTCACTTAAATCATTGACCAAACGAATGCTTTGGGTTCTTCGCATGGTATCTTGAGTATTGGAAAGAGTGCGCATCTGAACACCCAATATGCCTAATATTCCAAGTGCAGTTAATAAGATTGCTATTAATGACTCAAGTAAGGTGAAGCCATTCTGTTTATTTAAGCGCATGGAGGGTCCCCGATTACCTGAATTCTTCCTCCGGAACTTGTGCATATGCCTTGAGCGGGAGGATTTAAGTTTCCTCCTGCGGGAAGTATGTATATGCCTTTTGCGTTAATTCCGCTCATCTTTCCCCAGCGATCTAAGGAGATGGTTCCACTACTGCTTTTTACTGTTACTTCTATTCCTTTGGGTGGAGGTATATTTTTTATGCTAATTGAGTTTCCAGCCGAGTCAGAATAAAAGATGCTCCAGCCGCATCCCCAGTCTTCATTGGTGCTGGCGGCTGTACAGCCATTGGTATTATTTGGGGTTTTCTTTATGGTGACCCCCCCGCCGCGTTTTATGGCTTCTGTGCGGGCCAAATACAGTGTGCTCACCATGCTTTCAGTAGTCGATTTGACATTCCAACGCTGGATCATGGGTGTAAAACTGGGTGCGGCAACTGCGGTAAGCACGGCCAGCACGGCAATCACGGTCAGCAGCTCGATCAATGTGAAGCCGTGGGCTCGCCTTCGCAGGCAGAAAGGCCGATCTAAAAAATACGAAGAAAGGTGCATGCTTGGATGGTAGATGGATGCAGCACTTTGTAACCACGGGCGGGACTGGCGGTTGATTTTGCTAGACCTGCGGTGCCTCTCAGCGCCTTCCCGGTTGTGGCCTCTGTGTATACCCCGCGCATGCCCCGGAGTTGGGTCTTCCCTGGCATTCCCGGTACAGCCGTCTGTCGCGTTCGGCGGTGGTCTCTTCCGAGCTGCTCCGGGTGTTCAGGATCTTGACCTTGTGTCTTCGCTTTCTGGCAGCCTTGTGGCTGCGTTCAACGGCTGCATTGGCTGGGAATGCCGGCAGATGGGCGAGCGCGACAGCCGCCAGGGCCGCAGTGCAGAGACGGGCAAGCGAGTCTCGTCGAGACAGTCGGAGCATGGCGAATCCTTGGTCGAAGGTGATGAGGCATTGTCAGTGTCTGGTCCTGGCATCGGCAAGCGGGGTTTGCCTGACTGGATCCGAGGCTGGTCGTGCTGCTGTATGGGGAATAAATCAGCTCTTGATATAATCGCCAGGTTTTGCATGGTGCAAGACGCACGCTGAGGCCTTTCCAGTCTTGGCGCAAGTAACCAAGGTGCTCCCCGCTGAGTGCCAAATCCTAAGGAAAACAAAATGATCGCTGCCGATAAGAAGGCTGAAGTTGTCAAGGCCAATGCCCGTTCCGAAAACGACACTGGTAGCCCCGAAGTGCAAGTGGCTCTGCTGACAGCTCGCATCAACGAACTGACTCCCCACTTCAAGGCTAACGCCAAGGACCACCACGGTCGCCGCGGTCTGCTGCGCATGGTGAGCCGTCGCCGCAAGCTGCTGGACTACCTGAAGTCCAAGGACGCTGACCGCTACACAGCACTGATCGCCAAGCTGGGCCTGCGCAAGTAAGCACGGTGAAAGATCGAAACGCCTGAGTTAGATTGCCTAGCTCAGGCGTTTTTTACTTCGGAGTTCGCAAAACAGAGCGAAGCTGTGTCATTCCAGTGCTGCACTGCGTGCTGCAATTTGTATAGCGCGTAGCGCAGCACTGGAATGGCATCGTGTTCTGTTTGCACTCCAAATCAAGACTGGATAAGCGCATCCAGCTATTCATGAAGGAGTCAATATGACCATGTTCAACAAAGTTACCAAGACCTTCCAGTGGGGCCAGCATACGGTCACCATGGAAACCGGCGAAATCGCCCGTCAGGCCTCCGGCGCCGTGCTGGTTAACATCGACGACACTGTGGTGCTGGCCACTGTCGTGGGTTCCAAGATCGCCAAGGCCGGCCAGGACTTCTTCCCCCTGACCGTTGACTACATCGAGAAGACTTATGCCGCCGGCAAGATCCCCGGCAGCTTCTTCAAGCGCGAAGCCAAGCCTTCCGAGCTGGAGACTCTGACCTCGCGTCTGATCGACCGCCCCATCCGTCCCCTGTTCCCCGAAGGCTTCTACAACGACGTGCATGTGGTCATCCACACCATTTCGTTGAACCCCGAAGTCGACGCCGACATCGCTGCCATGATTGCTGTCTCCGCTGCTCTGGCAGTGTCGGGTCTGCCTTTCAACGGTCCTATTGGCGCAGCCCGCGTGGGTTACATCAACGGCGAATACGTGCTGAACCCCGGTCAGACCCAGCGCAAGGATTCGCAGATGGATCTGGTCGTTGCCGGCACCGAATCCGCCGTGCTGATGGTGGAGTCCGAAGCCCAGCAACTGCCTGAGGAAGTGATGCTGGGCGCCGTGGTGTTCGGCCACGAGCAAGGCAAGATCGCGATCGACGCCATCCATGATCTGGTGCGCGAAGGCGGCAAGCCCGCATGGGACTGGACTGCTCCCGCCAAGGACGAAGCGCTGATCGCCAAGGTGGTCGAGCTGGGTGAAGCCAAGCTGCGCGCCGCTTACCAGGAGCGCAACAAGCAGGTGCGTACCCTGGCTTGCCGCACGGCCTACGCCGACGTCAAGGCTGCCTTGACCGAGCAAGGCGTGGCGTTCGACGGCGTCAAGGTTGAAGGCATGCTGTTCGACATCGAAGCCGGCATCGTGCGTTCGCAGATCCTGGCGGGCGAGCCCCGTATCGACGGCCGTGACACCCGTACCGTGCGCCCCATCGAGATCCGCTCCTCGGTGCTGCCCCGCACCCACGGCTCCGCGCTGTTCACGCGTGGTGAAACCCAGGCCCTGGTGATCTCCACGCTGGGTACCGAGCGCGATGCCCAGAAGATCGACGCACTGGCTGGCGAGTTCGAAGACCGCTTCCTGTTCCACTACAACATGCCTCCCTTTGCCACCGGCGAAGTGGGCCGCATGGGCTCGACCAAGCGCCGTG
This DNA window, taken from Comamonas testosteroni TK102, encodes the following:
- a CDS encoding pilus assembly PilX family protein: MKTPNKNLQQGAALYIVVIFILLSMLVALWASRSAIFNELVAGNDADYQRAMESAQAMVQDAQDDIYRHLYDNTKTSLRTGSTQQFPGSQDVFFGPWSDSLAAQTNQCKNAICLRRTIAEDFWNDPSTLQAMLSLGARYGQFSGANQSGSETITPPNPILALTDANKGAWYWIEPMPYGTLGLSPGGNIGKIVQGTTTPATNAEMIFRITALAFGIKGSSSSTDFSDHSPTMAVIQTVISMPVIKGE
- a CDS encoding PilW family protein, with the protein product MQKDPHSFRSSNRLHQQGVTLIELMVGIAIGLLTVAIAIGALLASKNASISTSDSTTMQQQAAYAFRVIGQQIRQAGSLSLEPSTSYLESAYFRNNLAIASYPPISGKDSPGSNEYKLTVTYQNAPIDKIYPLAADGTASTGSLLRNCLGENPSSSPPEALQSAFKLDSNILYCAGTSSKQPIIGGSQASDIKVKDFIVRFVSQQGYTNPTFAYSTASAFTDNAAWSKVQSVEVCIELEGSDSIDTAGSNYINCSNQTVSRGNRLRMVFRNTFRSRSHAWPTSS
- the pilV gene encoding type IV pilus modification protein PilV; protein product: MRLNKQNGFTLLESLIAILLTALGILGILGVQMRTLSNTQDTMRRTQSIRLVNDLSERIKNQTSGIANANQYTTTWTDLTQSITEPSVDCSSSGASCTATQLAAYDKYIWLNSAKNTLPLGKARIFATADGKALGVMLAWRSNEDSAGVSSSISATDSTGTAVQCPKIDANNSQSPYMSCHLQYISLDERCQTVASTAYCSQ
- a CDS encoding GspH/FimT family pseudopilin; protein product: MHLSSYFLDRPFCLRRRAHGFTLIELLTVIAVLAVLTAVAAPSFTPMIQRWNVKSTTESMVSTLYLARTEAIKRGGGVTIKKTPNNTNGCTAASTNEDWGCGWSIFYSDSAGNSISIKNIPPPKGIEVTVKSSSGTISLDRWGKMSGINAKGIYILPAGGNLNPPAQGICTSSGGRIQVIGDPPCA
- the rpsO gene encoding 30S ribosomal protein S15; amino-acid sequence: MIAADKKAEVVKANARSENDTGSPEVQVALLTARINELTPHFKANAKDHHGRRGLLRMVSRRRKLLDYLKSKDADRYTALIAKLGLRK
- the pnp gene encoding polyribonucleotide nucleotidyltransferase, producing MTMFNKVTKTFQWGQHTVTMETGEIARQASGAVLVNIDDTVVLATVVGSKIAKAGQDFFPLTVDYIEKTYAAGKIPGSFFKREAKPSELETLTSRLIDRPIRPLFPEGFYNDVHVVIHTISLNPEVDADIAAMIAVSAALAVSGLPFNGPIGAARVGYINGEYVLNPGQTQRKDSQMDLVVAGTESAVLMVESEAQQLPEEVMLGAVVFGHEQGKIAIDAIHDLVREGGKPAWDWTAPAKDEALIAKVVELGEAKLRAAYQERNKQVRTLACRTAYADVKAALTEQGVAFDGVKVEGMLFDIEAGIVRSQILAGEPRIDGRDTRTVRPIEIRSSVLPRTHGSALFTRGETQALVISTLGTERDAQKIDALAGEFEDRFLFHYNMPPFATGEVGRMGSTKRREIGHGRLAKRALAACLPTKEEFPYTIRVVSEITESNGSSSMASVCGGCLSMMDAGVPMKAHVAGIAMGLIKEDNKFAVLTDILGDEDHLGDMDFKVAGTTNGITALQMDIKIQGITKEIMQVALAQAKEARMHILGKMQEAMGEAKAEVSSFAPKLYTMKINPEKIRDVIGKGGATIRALTEETGTQINIEEDGTITIAATDGAKAEAAKLRIEQITAEVEIGKIYEGPIVKILEFGALVNLLPGKDGLLHISQIAHERVEKVTDYLQEGQVVKVKVLETDDKGRVKLSMKALTERPAGMPEREPREPREPRGDREYRERAPRQNREPRENREPRDNRAAADEQQQQQQ